The following are from one region of the Nicotiana tomentosiformis chromosome 7, ASM39032v3, whole genome shotgun sequence genome:
- the LOC138895744 gene encoding uncharacterized protein: MWEESREEGSPPVRWSEFTDGFMDHFLPTETKEAHAADFESLKQASINVWEYHMEFACLSKYAIHMLPIMEARVSRFVQGLSPLVINEAAMIALNCNMNYGKMVAFGQATEDCKLKNRRERKGRSKAWTAGNLGGSSGAGRSAFRGRSSGPSQSFAQSSMSAPPSGPSQGNRAPHQHGRHGGRFQQQRRPHALSVGACTFGVYFIDLRICYGCSVRGHIQRDCRSSRRIMGRGVA; encoded by the coding sequence atgtgggaggagtcccgtgaggaggggagccctccggtgaGGTGGAGTGAGTTCACTGATGgttttatggatcatttcttgcctaccgAGACTAAGGAAGCCCATGCCGCTGATTTTGAGAGCCTGAAGCAGGCTAGCAtaaatgtgtgggagtaccatatggaattTGCATgcttgtccaagtatgctattcatatGTTGCCTATTATGGAAGCTAGAGTGAgccgatttgtgcagggccttagcccattggttattaatgaggctgctatgATTGCCTTGAATTgtaatatgaactatgggaagatggtggcatttggtCAAGCTACAGAGGATTGTAAACTGAAAAATAGAAGGGAGCGTAAGGGTAGAAGCAAGGCTTGGACCGCGGGCAACttgggtggttcttctggtgCTGGTAGGTCGGCATTTAGGGGACGGTCGTCGGGGCCATCTCAGTCATTCGCTCAGTCTTCGATGAGTGCACCACCATCTGGCCCCAGCCAAGGCAACAGGGCACCCCACCAGCATGGTCGGcatggagggagattccagcaacAGCGGaggccccatgccctaagtgtgggagcaTGCACGTTTGGGGTATACTTCATAGACCTACGTATATGCTACGGGTGCagtgtgaggggtcacattcagagggattgccgctCGTCCCGCCGGATCATGGGCAGAGGTGTGGCGTAG